A genomic segment from Glycine max cultivar Williams 82 chromosome 1, Glycine_max_v4.0, whole genome shotgun sequence encodes:
- the LOC100776292 gene encoding uncharacterized protein yields MASSKCCMISPQQNQNAPTCYPSPIGVVFADMMGSLSLATVSNNASSSQESNVYGYGYGYASGVGNGSTRWSFPFMREFLSSNFEDCSDLVGAGESNNSNEKTNHNNGKFSEEESNPNENHANGKEVDSGHSKLCARGHWRPAEDSKLKELVALYGPQNWNLIAEKLEGRSGKSCRLRWFNQLDPRINRRAFSEEEEERLMQAHRIYGNKWAMIARLFPGRTDNAVKNHWHVIMARKYREQSSAYRRRRMSQSVHRRVEQNPTFVCSSSRDNASTTEQEPEPSPSYYPNLIHHGVALTNNMASFPPFHGVAACNGVVVEFGSNGSPQNMTSGREAMPNTTHVGLSAQAQQQAPFDFFSGGGSNDIVLESISHMRSRERTNGSHNHHCQLSGCYPHYPQQYLMAMQQQLDNNNNFYSFLNSSPAASTAREPSSSPCVAEIRDKVENSDPPDGVPPPFFDFLGVGAT; encoded by the exons ATGGCCAGCAGCAAGTGTTGCATGATCTCTCCACAACAAAACCAGAATGCCCCCACATGTTACCCTTCTCCAATAGGAGTAGTCTTTGCAGATATGATGGGGTCTCTCTCTCTTGCCACAGTTTCAAATAATGCTTCTTCATCTCAAGAAAGTAATGTTTATGGTTATGGTTATGGTTATGCCTCTGGGGTGGGAAATGGGAGCACAAGGTGGAGTTTTCCTTTCATGAGGGAGTTTCTTTCTTCAAACTTTGAAGACTGCAGTGATTTAGTAGGGGCTGGGGAGAGTAACAACAGTAATGAGAAAACAAACCATAATAATGGCAAGTTCAGTGAAGAAGAAAGTAACCCTAATGAGAACCATGCCAATGGCAAAGAGGTGGATAGTGGACACTCCAAACTTTGTGCAAGAGGGCACTGGAGGCCTGCTGAAGATTCCAAGCTCAAGGAGCTTGTGGCTCTTTATGGCCCTCAGAATTGGAACCTCATAGCTGAAAAACTAGAAGGAAGATCAG GTAAGAGTTGTAGGCTGAGGTGGTTCAACCAGTTGGATCCAAGGATCAACAGAAGAGCAttcagtgaagaagaagaagagaggctAATGCAGGCACATAGAATTTACGGCAACAAATGGGCCATGATCGCAAGGCTTTTCCCTGGGAGAACAGATAATGCAGTGAAGAATCACTGGCATGTTATAATGGCCAGGAAGTACAGGGAACAATCCAGTGCTTACAGGAGGAGGAGAATGAGCCAATCTGTGCACAGAAGAGTGGAGCAAAATCCAACCTTTGTTTGCAGCAGCAGCAGAGATAATGCCTCAACCACAGAACAAGAACCAGAACCATCACCTTCCTATTATCCCAATCTCATTCACCATGGAGTAGCACTCACCAATAACATGGCTAGTTTCCCACCCTTCCATGGAGTAGCTGCGTGTAATGGCGTGGTTGTTGAGTTTGGCTCAAATGGTTCTCCACAAAACATGACTAGTGGGAGAGAAGCAATGCCAAACACCACACATGTTGGCTTGTCTGCTCAAGCTCAACAACAAGCACCATTTGATTTCTTCTCTG GTGGTGGAAGCAATGACATAGTGTTAGAGTCCATAAGCCATATGAGAAGCAGGGAAAGAACCAATGGATCTCACAATCATCATTGCCAATTATCTGGTTGCTACCCTCATTATCCCCAACAATATTTGATGGCAATGCAACAACAGctagacaacaacaacaatttttACAGTTTCTTGAATTCCTCACCAGCAGCATCAACAGCTAGGGaaccatcatcatcaccatgtGTTGCAGAAATCAGAGATAAAGTGGAGAATAGTGACCCCCCAGATGGTGTTCCACCCCCATTTTTTGACTTCCTTGGAGTAGGAGCCACATGA